The following are encoded together in the Thalassolituus oleivorans MIL-1 genome:
- a CDS encoding alpha/beta fold hydrolase, whose protein sequence is MMTYASQPESLQEWQAHGQYFDFAGHNIFYKTAGGRDKPVVLLIHGFPTASWDWRHQWLLLSQDYFVITADMLGFGFSDKPTTAQYSISLQADLFDALLDKLDVEQYHLVAHDYGDTVAQELLARQAEHAKQRILSVQLLNGGLFPETHRPVLVQKLLISPLGSLFSRLFNEQKLRSTFAHICRQPLSDEELAGIWYLFSFNHGARVMHKLIRYMQERREHRARWVGALQTCQVPMQIINGADDPISGRHMVQRFTEVVGDKPIISLEGVGHYPQLEAPRAVSDALIAFLKGL, encoded by the coding sequence ATGATGACTTATGCTAGCCAACCCGAATCTTTGCAAGAATGGCAGGCGCACGGGCAGTATTTTGATTTCGCCGGGCATAATATTTTTTATAAGACCGCAGGTGGGCGCGATAAACCGGTGGTTTTGCTGATTCATGGGTTTCCAACCGCGAGCTGGGACTGGCGTCATCAGTGGTTGTTATTAAGCCAAGACTATTTTGTAATTACCGCCGATATGCTGGGTTTTGGTTTTAGTGATAAACCGACGACTGCGCAATATTCTATTAGTTTGCAAGCCGATCTGTTTGACGCTTTGCTCGATAAACTAGATGTAGAGCAATACCATCTGGTCGCTCACGACTATGGCGATACCGTAGCGCAGGAGCTATTAGCACGTCAGGCTGAGCATGCTAAGCAGAGAATTCTCAGTGTGCAGCTATTAAATGGTGGTTTATTTCCCGAGACTCATCGCCCGGTACTTGTGCAAAAATTATTGATTAGCCCGCTAGGCTCTTTATTCTCTCGTTTATTTAATGAACAAAAACTTCGCAGTACCTTTGCGCATATTTGCCGCCAGCCTCTCAGTGATGAGGAATTAGCGGGGATCTGGTACTTGTTCAGTTTTAATCACGGTGCGCGGGTGATGCATAAGTTAATTCGTTATATGCAAGAGCGGCGCGAACATCGAGCACGCTGGGTCGGTGCTTTACAAACATGCCAAGTACCTATGCAGATTATTAACGGTGCAGATGACCCTATTTCGGGTCGCCATATGGTGCAGCGTTTTACCGAAGTGGTGGGCGATAAGCCGATTATTTCGTTGGAAGGGGTTGGCCATTATCCGCAATTAGAAGCCCCTCGGGCGGTTAGCGATGCGCTAATCGCCTTTTTAAAGGGCTTATGA
- a CDS encoding TIGR02444 family protein: MAAQCATDSDDNPLWQYALTVYAKPGIAQHLLLGQDQLGLDVLWCLTALWLAEQKQRLTPALMQQVAYDEWRSNMIIPLRELRYRCDKTRDAALRNALLAAELAAEKRGIALLYAGVEGNNDIVPVENCDLEELVQRNLSVLTDRGQWIHALAQLCWKSNG, translated from the coding sequence ATGGCGGCGCAGTGTGCCACAGATTCGGACGATAACCCACTATGGCAGTACGCGCTTACGGTGTATGCCAAGCCCGGTATTGCCCAGCATTTACTGCTTGGCCAAGATCAGCTCGGCCTTGATGTGCTTTGGTGTTTAACCGCTTTGTGGCTCGCCGAACAAAAGCAGAGGTTAACGCCAGCCTTAATGCAGCAGGTTGCTTACGACGAATGGCGTTCTAACATGATTATCCCACTGCGTGAACTGCGTTATCGCTGCGATAAAACCCGTGATGCGGCTTTGCGAAATGCCTTGTTAGCCGCTGAGCTTGCAGCCGAAAAGCGTGGTATCGCTCTGCTGTATGCTGGGGTGGAGGGCAATAATGACATTGTGCCGGTGGAGAATTGTGATCTGGAGGAGTTGGTGCAGAGAAATTTGAGCGTACTGACAGATAGAGGCCAGTGGATTCATGCGTTGGCCCAGTTATGTTGGAAAAGTAATGGCTGA
- a CDS encoding YbaN family protein, translating into MADESNMSNRSVIRQPLLRFVVFTCGWLSLALGVAGIFLPVLPTTPFLLLSAACFIRTSPRFYHWLIEHPHLGKYVIYYLDGQGMPKKAKVYTLLLMWTTMLLTAFVFTDRLMLKILLPLIGLGVSIYILRLPTLVLKDIGKG; encoded by the coding sequence ATGGCTGATGAATCAAACATGTCCAATCGCTCCGTGATCCGCCAACCGCTGTTGCGATTTGTAGTGTTCACTTGCGGCTGGTTAAGTTTGGCGTTAGGGGTTGCAGGTATATTTCTGCCGGTGCTACCTACGACGCCATTTTTACTGCTATCTGCCGCCTGTTTTATTCGTACCTCTCCACGTTTTTATCACTGGTTAATTGAGCATCCGCATTTAGGAAAATACGTGATTTATTACCTAGACGGTCAGGGGATGCCAAAGAAGGCGAAGGTTTATACCTTACTGTTGATGTGGACCACCATGTTGTTAACGGCTTTTGTTTTTACTGACAGGCTGATGTTGAAGATATTGTTGCCGCTCATTGGGCTTGGTGTGAGTATTTATATTCTTAGGTTACCAACGTTAGTACTAAAGGACATTGGAAAGGGATGA
- a CDS encoding alkyl/aryl-sulfatase, which translates to MLALIGCQPPEQTNQSPIGDTPNVDIGAWGNTEPSSFTLAAQQDVLEQLPLADQQDFKDANRGLIASLSPLKTASLRESETFVWDRPAYDFIKGDAPNSVNPSLWRQAKLNNINGLFEVTNGVYQLRGFDLSNMTLIRGKNGWIIVDPLTAKETAATAFQFAMQQFAARGDNEQRISAIIFTHSHIDHFGGVLGILSADDIQRLNIPVVAPLGFMEEATSENMIAGTAMSRRAVFMYGKNLPRNERGHVDSGLGKGPAFGEFSIVAPNTLVGKTVTELTLDGVNFQFQYTPESEAPAEFTFYLPQLKAFCGGEVVSRNMHNLYTLRGAKVRDALKWSGYIEEMRQLYDGADIYFASHHWPMWGRDRIQEFLKQQRDTYKYIHDQTVRLMNKGKTPDDIAEELQLPESLAQAFSSRGYYGTVKHNARAVYQGYLGWYDANPAHLDPLPNIERSKGYVALAGGADKLIAEARRAMDKGNYRWASELLNHLVFAQPDNALAKELLAANYDQLGYQAESGPWRDVYLTGALELRHGTPEKGINIATMKDMLLLTPIENFFDSMAVRLKAEDATDKDWRIRLHFTDLKETYLLWLENSVLHHAKETNSESDVNATLNLTHPLFASMLTGEAGLKDTLFSDDLSVDGSRIDLVRFFSLFEKPATSFAIVTPE; encoded by the coding sequence TTGCTAGCTCTTATTGGCTGCCAACCACCGGAACAGACGAATCAATCGCCAATAGGCGATACGCCCAACGTTGATATCGGTGCTTGGGGAAATACCGAACCCAGCAGCTTTACTTTAGCCGCGCAGCAAGATGTATTAGAACAACTGCCACTGGCCGATCAACAAGATTTTAAAGATGCTAATCGTGGGTTAATTGCAAGCTTATCGCCACTAAAGACCGCCTCACTTCGAGAGTCTGAAACCTTCGTATGGGATAGACCTGCTTATGACTTTATAAAAGGTGATGCACCAAACTCAGTTAATCCAAGTCTATGGCGACAAGCCAAGCTCAATAATATTAACGGACTGTTTGAAGTAACGAACGGCGTTTACCAACTACGCGGTTTCGACTTATCGAATATGACCCTCATTCGCGGTAAAAACGGTTGGATTATTGTTGATCCACTCACGGCCAAAGAAACTGCCGCGACCGCATTTCAGTTTGCTATGCAGCAATTTGCCGCGCGTGGTGATAACGAACAGCGCATCAGTGCCATCATTTTTACCCACAGTCATATTGACCACTTCGGTGGCGTACTCGGCATTCTCAGCGCCGACGACATTCAGCGCCTAAATATACCGGTAGTGGCACCACTAGGTTTTATGGAAGAGGCCACAAGCGAAAATATGATCGCGGGCACGGCCATGAGCCGCCGAGCCGTATTTATGTACGGTAAAAACCTTCCACGTAATGAACGGGGTCATGTTGATTCTGGTTTAGGCAAAGGCCCAGCCTTTGGTGAATTCAGCATTGTCGCGCCTAACACCCTAGTTGGAAAAACAGTAACTGAACTCACGTTAGACGGCGTCAATTTTCAGTTTCAATACACCCCCGAATCGGAAGCACCGGCAGAATTCACTTTTTACTTACCACAATTAAAGGCTTTCTGTGGTGGAGAGGTGGTATCTCGCAACATGCACAATCTCTATACACTGCGCGGCGCAAAAGTGCGTGACGCATTAAAGTGGAGTGGCTATATCGAAGAAATGCGTCAGCTATACGACGGAGCCGACATCTACTTTGCCAGTCATCATTGGCCGATGTGGGGGCGCGATCGTATTCAAGAGTTTCTCAAACAACAGCGTGATACCTACAAATACATTCATGATCAAACCGTACGCCTGATGAATAAAGGTAAAACGCCCGATGATATAGCAGAAGAATTACAATTACCCGAATCCCTAGCTCAAGCGTTTTCCAGCCGTGGCTATTACGGTACGGTTAAGCACAATGCTCGCGCAGTATACCAAGGCTATTTGGGTTGGTATGACGCCAATCCTGCACATTTAGATCCACTGCCCAATATTGAACGCTCCAAAGGCTATGTTGCCCTTGCAGGCGGAGCCGACAAACTAATTGCAGAAGCACGCCGCGCGATGGACAAAGGTAATTATCGTTGGGCGAGCGAATTATTAAACCATCTGGTTTTTGCCCAACCGGACAACGCCCTAGCAAAAGAATTACTCGCCGCTAATTATGACCAGTTAGGTTATCAAGCTGAATCTGGCCCTTGGCGAGACGTATATTTAACCGGTGCACTAGAACTGCGTCATGGCACACCAGAAAAAGGCATTAATATCGCCACGATGAAAGATATGCTTCTACTGACTCCTATTGAGAACTTTTTCGATAGCATGGCCGTGCGCTTAAAAGCCGAAGATGCTACAGACAAAGACTGGCGCATAAGACTGCACTTTACTGATTTGAAAGAAACCTACCTACTTTGGCTAGAAAACTCGGTATTGCATCACGCCAAAGAAACCAATAGCGAAAGTGACGTTAATGCCACGCTCAATCTTACCCATCCCTTATTTGCCAGTATGTTAACCGGAGAGGCAGGTCTAAAAGACACGCTATTTTCTGATGATTTATCGGTAGATGGCAGTCGTATTGATTTAGTGCGATTTTTCTCGTTATTTGAAAAACCAGCGACATCATTTGCAATCGTAACGCCGGAATAA